Proteins encoded in a region of the Diospyros lotus cultivar Yz01 chromosome 9, ASM1463336v1, whole genome shotgun sequence genome:
- the LOC127809520 gene encoding uncharacterized protein LOC127809520, protein MHRQHETIINNQYPRLSKRQRAIKHTEEFTSWFSDTVGEMFAAGNEDISEELRALAQGPNCVARKYKGFIINGFRFRVKEVEEKRKTQNSGVIVTAKTESYASVRDNNPISGDVTYYGVLNDILELDYLSGKKVTLFNCDWVSQRSGKKEDDDGFTLVNFTRLMPTTEPFILASQAQQVFYVEDPTEKDWHVVIRTTPRDQFDQKVNSREDDIETQLQSHACNPQIQDGDINVDITWAREHDEFDAYG, encoded by the exons ATGCACAGACAACATGAGACtataataaacaatcaataTCCTCGACTTTCTAAACGACAAAGGGCTATTAAACACACCGAGGAATTTACTTCATGGTTTAGTGACACG GTTGGAGAAATGTTTGCTGCTGGAAATGAGGATATATCTGAAGAGCTTCGAGCTCTTGCTCAAGGTCCTAATTGTGTTGCAAGAAAGTACAAGGGTTTTATTATTAATGGTTTTAGATTTCGTGTGAAAGAAGttgaggaaaagagaaaaactcaaaatagtgGGGTTATTGTTACTGCCAAGACAGAAAGTTATGCTAGCGTGAGGGATAACAACCCCATATCAGGAGATGTCACATATTATGGAGTtctaaatgatattttagagtTAGATTATCTCAGTGGTAAAAAAGTGACGCTATTCAATTGTGATTGGGTTtctcaaagaagtggaaagaaagaagatgatgatggtttCACCTTAGTCAATTTCACTAGACTCATGCCCACAACTGAGCCATTTATTTTAGCTTCTCAAGCACAACAAGTGTTTTATGTGGAAGACCCTACAGAAAAAGACTGGCATGTTGTAATAAGAACCACACCTAGAGACCAATTTGATCAAAAAGTCAATTCACGTGAGGATGATATAGAGACTCAGCTGCAAAGCCATGCATGCAATCCTCAAATTCAAGATGGTGACATCAATGTTGATATTACATGGGCTAGGGAGCATGATGAATTTGATGCTTATGGTTGA
- the LOC127809519 gene encoding uncharacterized protein LOC127809519 codes for MAPRTRIGRMSDGLDSNQSRRDLSNTQTNIVSDNGIKKNVRGPTFMRKIWARDKQEAIQVEFNDLGQPIDEKSSSELAHFLGAIARNGRYAPLHYKNWIKVPQTYKKEMLTQVQEKFQLPPGQEDWILKSIAKKWRNWKSFVKTNYYDPNVSLVEQMKNVPKRVHEDQWKELVTFWNSDASKRVSDRNKVSRGHQKMVHRKGKMNFARVAEKKKKELGYYPSRSTLFIECYSKGETPGNEAASQAMEAMRELTINAPEGPRNDQNENDIYSQVMGKEKAGHVRMYGLGVCPSDLYGPIPSRATSHRLAMSYKNELEMMKEQYMNMNEQLQELRAMCMENRETPSNSHPTPSSNPSNLVSSLQSNMGFSSPTSTRQPIQVQNRVCLKSINDPTQIVAKGIVRSIDPSTEVGGSRLRPNWCEVHIQVAVEWDEELIRRYGMFETIGDALGAHVAWPLFLVERDESDD; via the exons ATGGCACCAAGAACTAGAATTGGACGTATGTCTGATGGGTTGGACTCAAACCAGTCAAGAAGAGATTTAAGCAACACTCAAACCAATATAGTCTCAG ACAATGGTATCAAGAAGAATGTACGAGGGCCAACATTTATGCGAAAAATTTGGGCTCGAGATAAGCAAGAGGCTATTCAAGTTGAATTTAATGACCTAGGGCAACCTATTGATGAAAAGTCATCAAGTGAATTAGCTCACTTCTTGGGGGCTATAGCACGCAATGGAAGATACGCACCATTACATTATAAGAATTGGATCAAAGTACCTCAAACTTATAAAAAAGAGATGTTGACCCAAGTTCAG gaaaagtTTCAGCTTCCTCCTGGTCAAGAGGATTGGATATTGAAATCTATCGCCAAAAAGTGGAGAAATTGGAAATCTTTTGTGAAAACAAACTATTATGATCCAAATGTATCTCTTGTTGAACAAATGAAAAATGTTcctaaaagagttcatgaagaCCAATGGAAGGAGTTGGTAACTTTTTGGAATTCTGATGCATCAAAG AGAGTTAGTGATAGAAATAAAGTGAGTCGAGGACATCAAAAAATGGTACACCGAAAGGGTAAGATGAATTTCGCTAGAGTGGCAGAGAAAAAG AAAAAGGAACTTGGCTATTACCCATCACGCTCTACCTTGTTCATTGAGTGTTACTCAAAAGGTGAAACTCCGGGAAATGAGGCAGCTAGTCAAGCAATG gaagCAATGCGTGAGTTAACTATTAATGCTCCAGAAGGTCCACGAAATgaccaaaatgaaaatgatatttacTCTCAAGTTATGGGAAAGGAGAAAGCTGGGCATGTACGTATGTATGGCTTAGGTGTTTGTCCTTCAGATCTTTATGGTCCAATACCTAGTCGTGCAACGTCTCATAGACTTGCTATGAGTTATAAGAATGAATTGGAGATGATGAAGGAACAATACATGAATATGAATGAGCAGCTACAAGAATTGAGAGCTATGTGCATGGAAAATAGAGAAACACCTAGTAATAGTCATCCTACGCCATCTTCGAACCCTTCTAATCTTGTGTCATCTCTTCAGAGCAATATGGGTTTTTCTTCACCAACTTCAACTCGCCAACCAATTCAA GTTCAAAATAGAGTTTGtttgaaaagtataaatgaCCCAACTCAAATTGTAGCAAAGGGAATTGTCCGGAGTATTGATCCATCCACAGAAGTTGGTGGATCACGACTAAGACCTAATTGGTGTGAGGTACATATTCAAGTGGCAGTAGAGTGGGATGAAGAATTGATAAGAAGATATGGAATGTTCGAAACCATTGGAGATGCCCTTGGAGCACATGTTGCATGGCCATTGTTCTTG GTTGAACGTGATGAAAGTGATGATTAG